One part of the Vicia villosa cultivar HV-30 ecotype Madison, WI linkage group LG6, Vvil1.0, whole genome shotgun sequence genome encodes these proteins:
- the LOC131614522 gene encoding uncharacterized protein LOC131614522 — translation MDRLIASAYDKVYIDLTIYGFSETFFPLRSGPPKDPSESIMCIGWLSKSLHFVEIYLKLRCTIPSTSLEWMSHSTKEAETWSDQFLERMEEFTKLSELERFNKEKLKEEPDVDLCGDASFDAF, via the coding sequence ATGGACCgcctaatagcaagtgcatatgacaAGGTGTATATCGATCTGACAATATATGGTTTCTCAGAGACATTTTTTCCACTTCGAAGTGGTCCTCCTAAAGATCCTTCCGAAAGCATCATGTGTATAGGGTGGCTTTCGAAATCGCTACATTTTGTTGAGATTTATTTGAAACTGAGGTGTACCATACCAAGTACATCGTTGGAGTGGATGTCACATTCCACAAAAGAGGCAGAAACTTGGTCGGATCAATTTCTAGAAAGGATGGAAGAGTTCACCAAATTGAGCGAGCTTGAAAGATTTAATAAGGAAAAGTTGAAAGAGGAACCGGACGTAGATTTATGCGGTGATGCATCTTTTGATGCATTTTAG